A window of the Thermodesulfobacteriota bacterium genome harbors these coding sequences:
- a CDS encoding putative sulfate exporter family transporter: MVEKRGIDWSSLWKKDDWVSVWIGFLILIVFLAGFKFSMPSWKWMSDGAFQKKVEGTIEKLERLAKDAEAKGEHAVKASALAAVGAIKSKERKAVGEAGKKLEEAAKGAKDKDVKKAGEKLGKDLKDWSGQLIGKVFSGGNLLRMVYLFIALAILGSIGIIVMGQPVSKFIVGFPVVYFLGVLAFIIGNNYTVSYWGLEVVFWALILGLVVSNILRVPDWLKPAIRTEYFIKIGLVLLGAEVLFPTIAKVGAYGIVQSVLVIAVVFYFCFWVAKKLGLDDEFASILGTAVSICGVSAAIAAGGAIKGDPKKVSHTISLVLLCAIPMLILEPLIAKAVGMAPEVAGAWIGGTIDTTGAVVAAGAIAGEAAMAVAVVVKMAQNVLIGVAAFLLALWFVLKGREVGEAPRAIEIWYRFPKFVVGFLVASIVFSFFMSEAFAKAITASTSGFRVWWFTLAFICIGLETNFKELVAMGGGRPAIAFLLAQLFNVFWTLLLAYLLFGGVLFPPPKF; encoded by the coding sequence ATGGTGGAAAAGCGTGGCATCGATTGGTCTTCTCTTTGGAAAAAGGATGATTGGGTGTCCGTTTGGATAGGCTTTCTCATACTCATTGTTTTTCTTGCGGGATTCAAGTTTTCAATGCCCAGCTGGAAATGGATGAGTGATGGAGCTTTTCAAAAGAAGGTTGAAGGTACAATCGAAAAACTTGAAAGATTAGCAAAAGATGCGGAAGCGAAGGGCGAGCACGCGGTGAAAGCATCTGCTTTAGCTGCCGTTGGTGCGATCAAATCAAAAGAAAGAAAGGCGGTGGGGGAGGCAGGAAAGAAGTTGGAGGAGGCGGCTAAAGGCGCAAAAGACAAGGATGTGAAAAAGGCGGGGGAGAAGTTAGGTAAGGATTTAAAAGATTGGTCGGGACAACTTATAGGAAAGGTATTTTCCGGTGGAAATCTTCTAAGGATGGTTTACCTTTTTATCGCCCTTGCAATACTTGGGTCAATCGGGATAATCGTTATGGGACAGCCGGTTTCTAAATTTATCGTAGGATTTCCGGTGGTCTACTTCCTTGGGGTCTTAGCTTTCATTATCGGAAATAATTATACAGTGTCTTACTGGGGATTGGAGGTGGTCTTCTGGGCTCTGATTTTAGGGCTTGTAGTTAGCAATATACTTAGGGTGCCTGATTGGCTTAAACCTGCAATAAGGACTGAGTACTTCATTAAGATAGGTCTTGTACTTTTGGGCGCCGAGGTTCTTTTTCCCACAATAGCCAAAGTTGGGGCATACGGGATCGTGCAATCTGTCCTGGTCATTGCTGTAGTTTTCTACTTCTGCTTCTGGGTGGCAAAGAAGCTCGGTCTTGATGATGAATTTGCTTCAATCCTCGGAACTGCGGTGTCAATATGCGGAGTTTCAGCAGCTATTGCTGCAGGTGGAGCAATAAAGGGAGATCCTAAAAAGGTAAGTCACACGATATCACTCGTTTTGCTATGCGCAATCCCTATGCTCATACTTGAACCTTTGATAGCCAAAGCTGTGGGGATGGCGCCTGAAGTTGCAGGTGCGTGGATAGGCGGTACGATAGATACAACAGGAGCTGTGGTTGCGGCGGGAGCAATTGCTGGAGAAGCTGCGATGGCTGTAGCCGTGGTTGTAAAAATGGCTCAAAACGTGCTTATAGGGGTCGCCGCTTTTCTCCTTGCACTTTGGTTCGTGCTTAAGGGGAGAGAGGTTGGGGAGGCTCCGAGAGCGATTGAAATATGGTATAGGTTTCCGAAGTTCGTAGTGGGATTTCTCGTAGCATCTATAGTCTTCTCTTTTTTTATGAGTGAAGCTTTTGCAAAGGCTATAACCGCATCCACAAGTGGGTTTAGGGTATGGTGGTTCACCCTGGCATTTATATGCATAGGGCTTGAGACGAATTTCAAAGAACTAGTGGCGATGGGTGGGGGAAGGCCGGCGATTGCATTCTTATTGGCTCAGCTTTTTAACGTGTTTTGGACACTTCTTCTTGCCTATCTCTTATTCGGTGGCGTGCTTTTTCCTCCGCCGAAATTCTAA
- a CDS encoding HAD family hydrolase → MKKVLSFDLEGTLVTLEFGEIIWNHAIPLEFSKKYGISFDEAKRLVISEYQSVGEERIEWYDLEYWLKRFDLKIKPLELLDKYEKHIRLFDGVKEALEMLKERFTLIISSNATRLFIEKELRFSGIEHFFAKIFSATSDFQLTKKSILFYKKVLEVLSLSPEEMVHVGDHRLFDYEIPKSLGIDAYLVEEERTVKEIVSAL, encoded by the coding sequence ATGAAGAAGGTTCTCTCATTCGATCTCGAGGGAACGCTTGTGACCTTAGAATTTGGTGAGATAATCTGGAATCACGCTATCCCCCTTGAGTTTTCGAAAAAGTACGGGATCTCTTTCGATGAAGCCAAAAGACTTGTGATCTCTGAATATCAGTCAGTTGGAGAGGAAAGAATCGAGTGGTACGATCTGGAATACTGGCTTAAGAGGTTCGATCTAAAAATTAAACCTTTGGAGCTTCTAGATAAGTATGAGAAGCATATTAGACTTTTTGACGGGGTCAAAGAGGCGCTAGAGATGCTCAAAGAGAGATTTACCTTAATTATCTCTTCCAATGCTACAAGGCTCTTTATCGAAAAGGAACTTAGGTTTTCGGGCATAGAGCATTTCTTTGCAAAAATCTTTTCGGCAACGAGTGACTTTCAGCTTACCAAAAAGAGCATTCTGTTCTACAAAAAGGTACTGGAAGTTCTTTCTCTATCTCCAGAGGAGATGGTGCATGTGGGGGACCATCGTCTCTTCGACTACGAAATACCAAAAAGTCTTGGTATAGACGCTTATCTTGTGGAAGAAGAAAGGACGGTCAAAGAGATAGTTTCGGCTCTATGA